From Alcaligenes faecalis, the proteins below share one genomic window:
- a CDS encoding YncE family protein: protein MLKRCFLMSVLSAALLSVTAHAQPSVQPLSPELAQRSSITADGALRKELAYGIYQMAYSASEKALYVASAEMLDGVRGGALYKLDPQTLDVLGVIHTDESNFGLSSNAEGNVLFMTNSLNPAVARVELGEKGGLKRTPFSNMGTDGFKVGPRTVKLDEAHKRLYVGGVGNPAVIWVLDESSMEVLNTIENAGKWVTGLLLDTDHRRMYAGNGDGEVLVIDTDKNQIQQRWKPAGDKPAILLNFALDPKRNRLYATENQHQKTVYVLDASTGKLLEQLDVGDALDIVYNPKRDELYVSHRQQGKVSVLDAGSYAKKAEYSLPAHPNSLLLGPDDQLYVTVKAPFTPDHKVSARESVVRIDLSKI from the coding sequence ATGTTGAAACGATGTTTTCTGATGTCCGTTCTGTCGGCGGCTCTGTTGAGCGTGACCGCGCATGCTCAGCCGTCTGTGCAGCCCTTGAGCCCAGAGTTGGCGCAGCGCAGCTCGATCACGGCCGATGGCGCCTTGCGCAAGGAGCTGGCCTACGGGATTTATCAGATGGCTTACAGCGCGTCTGAAAAGGCCCTGTATGTGGCTTCGGCAGAAATGCTTGATGGTGTACGGGGTGGGGCGCTCTACAAGCTGGACCCACAGACTCTGGATGTACTGGGTGTGATTCACACCGATGAAAGCAATTTTGGCTTGAGCAGCAATGCCGAGGGGAATGTGCTGTTCATGACGAACAGCCTGAACCCGGCAGTTGCGCGTGTGGAGCTGGGAGAAAAGGGTGGTCTGAAACGTACGCCCTTCAGCAATATGGGAACGGATGGTTTCAAGGTGGGGCCACGTACGGTGAAGCTGGATGAGGCTCACAAGCGTCTTTATGTAGGGGGTGTAGGCAATCCAGCAGTGATCTGGGTGCTGGACGAGAGCAGCATGGAAGTGCTCAACACCATTGAGAATGCGGGCAAATGGGTTACGGGCTTATTGTTGGACACGGATCATCGCCGTATGTACGCAGGCAATGGCGACGGTGAAGTGCTGGTGATTGATACGGACAAGAACCAGATCCAACAGCGCTGGAAACCTGCCGGGGACAAGCCGGCGATCTTGCTCAACTTTGCTCTGGACCCGAAGCGCAATCGTTTATACGCCACGGAAAATCAGCATCAGAAAACGGTTTATGTGCTGGATGCCAGCACGGGCAAACTGCTGGAGCAACTGGACGTAGGGGACGCGCTGGATATTGTCTATAACCCCAAGCGTGACGAGCTGTATGTGTCGCATCGTCAGCAGGGCAAGGTGTCTGTACTGGATGCGGGCAGCTATGCGAAAAAGGCGGAATACAGCTTGCCTGCTCATCCCAACAGTCTGCTGCTGGGGCCGGACGATCAACTGTATGTCACGGTGAAAGCGCCATTTACCCCTGACCACAAGGTCAGCGCCCGGGAAAGCGTGGTGCGTATTGATCTGAGCAAAATCTGA
- the carA gene encoding glutamine-hydrolyzing carbamoyl-phosphate synthase small subunit, with the protein MLPSLFPEESRTITSAVLALADGTLFKGVSIGAEGHCVAEIVFNTAMTGYQEILTDPSYSGQIVTLTYPHIGNTGVNPEDSESTKAHAAGLVIRDCPARLSNFRSTQSLPDYLKAQGVVAISGIDTRKLTRILREKGSMGACILVGDDAERALELARSFPGLKGQDLAKVVTTDKTYNWTEGSWELGQGFSKPEGERFHVVAYDFGVKANILRLMADRGCKVTVVPAQTPLADVLAYEPDGVFLSNGPGDPEPCDYAIEACKGLLERKLPVFGICLGHQILGLAVGAQTLKMKNGHHGANHPVQELASGRVFITSQNHGFAVDATTLPANAKVTHISLFDQSLQGFELTDRPAFCFQGHPEATPGPRDIASLFDKFISLMAAHQANK; encoded by the coding sequence GTGCTGCCGTCTTTATTTCCTGAGGAGTCCCGCACTATCACTAGTGCCGTCCTAGCCCTGGCGGATGGAACCCTATTCAAAGGGGTATCAATCGGTGCCGAGGGGCACTGTGTTGCTGAGATCGTTTTCAATACAGCCATGACGGGCTATCAGGAAATCCTGACAGACCCAAGCTACAGCGGGCAAATTGTTACGCTTACCTATCCGCACATCGGTAATACCGGTGTCAATCCAGAGGACTCCGAATCCACCAAAGCCCACGCTGCCGGGCTTGTCATTCGCGATTGTCCCGCCCGCCTGTCCAACTTCCGCTCCACCCAGTCCTTGCCCGACTACCTGAAAGCTCAGGGCGTTGTGGCCATCTCCGGTATCGATACCCGCAAGCTGACCCGCATTCTGCGCGAGAAAGGCTCCATGGGTGCCTGCATCCTGGTCGGTGACGATGCCGAACGTGCTCTGGAACTGGCCCGCTCTTTCCCTGGCCTGAAAGGTCAGGATCTGGCCAAGGTGGTTACCACCGACAAGACCTACAACTGGACCGAAGGTTCGTGGGAACTGGGTCAAGGTTTCTCCAAGCCCGAAGGCGAGCGCTTTCACGTGGTGGCTTACGACTTTGGCGTCAAGGCCAACATCCTGCGCCTGATGGCAGACCGTGGCTGTAAAGTCACCGTCGTGCCTGCGCAAACTCCATTGGCCGATGTGCTGGCTTATGAGCCCGACGGCGTGTTCCTGTCCAACGGCCCTGGCGATCCGGAGCCTTGCGATTACGCCATTGAAGCCTGCAAGGGCTTGCTGGAGCGCAAGTTGCCCGTGTTCGGTATTTGCCTGGGTCATCAGATCCTGGGTCTGGCCGTCGGTGCTCAGACCTTGAAGATGAAAAACGGCCACCACGGTGCCAACCACCCTGTGCAGGAACTGGCCAGCGGCCGCGTGTTCATCACCAGCCAGAACCACGGTTTTGCGGTGGATGCCACCACCTTGCCAGCCAATGCCAAGGTCACGCACATTTCTTTGTTCGACCAGAGCCTGCAAGGCTTCGAGTTGACAGATCGCCCCGCGTTTTGCTTCCAGGGTCACCCCGAAGCCACTCCCGGCCCGCGCGATATTGCCTCGCTGTTCGACAAATTCATCAGCCTGATGGCTGCTCACCAGGCCAATAAATAA
- the tal gene encoding transaldolase has product MTTQLDSLRQCTTVVADTGDFEAMRAYRPTDATTNPSLILKAVQQAAYRPLLDRVIADHPHASLAETSDLLLVAFGRQILDIVPGRVSTEVDARLSFDTLASIERARHIIQHYEKAGITRERVLIKLASTWEGIQAARTLQAEGINCNLTLLFCLPQAIACAQAKVTLISPFVGRIYDWFKKAAGQDWDESANQGENDPGVRSVRSIYEYYKTYDIPTEIMGASFRNVGQIKALAGCDLLTISPDLLGQLDAAQGEVPAMLDVARAKAVAPEWRASNEITFRTDLNQDAMATEKLAEGIRQFTADGIKLDTLIQQARQQA; this is encoded by the coding sequence ATGACTACTCAGCTTGACTCCCTGCGCCAGTGCACAACCGTAGTGGCCGACACAGGCGATTTTGAAGCGATGCGCGCGTATCGCCCTACCGATGCAACAACCAATCCTTCCCTGATTCTGAAGGCTGTCCAGCAGGCGGCCTATCGGCCTTTGCTCGACCGTGTCATCGCCGACCATCCTCATGCCAGCCTGGCTGAAACCAGCGATCTGCTGCTGGTTGCCTTTGGCCGCCAGATTCTGGATATTGTGCCGGGCCGCGTCTCCACCGAAGTGGATGCCCGCCTGTCCTTTGATACGCTGGCCAGTATCGAGCGTGCCCGCCATATCATCCAGCATTACGAAAAAGCCGGTATCACCCGTGAACGCGTGCTGATCAAGCTGGCCAGTACCTGGGAAGGCATTCAGGCCGCCCGTACGCTGCAGGCTGAAGGCATCAACTGCAACCTGACCCTCTTGTTCTGCCTGCCACAAGCCATCGCCTGCGCCCAGGCCAAAGTCACCCTGATCTCACCTTTTGTGGGCCGCATCTACGACTGGTTCAAGAAAGCCGCTGGCCAGGACTGGGACGAGAGCGCCAACCAGGGCGAAAACGACCCCGGCGTGCGCTCGGTACGCAGCATTTACGAATACTACAAAACCTATGACATCCCCACGGAGATCATGGGTGCCAGCTTCCGCAATGTTGGCCAGATCAAGGCGCTGGCCGGTTGCGATCTGCTGACCATCAGCCCGGATCTGCTGGGCCAGCTGGATGCAGCCCAAGGTGAAGTCCCTGCCATGCTGGATGTGGCCCGCGCCAAGGCCGTCGCCCCCGAATGGCGTGCCAGCAACGAAATCACCTTCCGCACCGACCTGAACCAGGACGCAATGGCCACTGAAAAGCTGGCTGAAGGCATACGCCAGTTCACCGCGGACGGCATCAAGCTGGATACCCTGATTCAACAGGCGCGTCAGCAGGCTTGA
- a CDS encoding FecR family protein, whose protein sequence is MPPDVLNAATAQDQAAAWFSHLRSGDASPEDWRAFEQWRQSDQEHDRCYRHLEAIWQATLQIPESELRAALRASRPSARVNKPRRRFAWGMTAGLCAAGVLAAVGIRASLDTEPSYQTTLTTPRGLHEELRLPDGSTLMANTGTRAQIRFYENERVVDLYAGEVFFDVQPDRSRPFVVHAGQSRVVVTGTRFNVLHEQQQLQVTVESGSVKVQQGAWWDRDTRLLERGQSVYTAEDAPLGQVQKADLDTSLAWRNGMIVFENTPLEQAVAQINRYLPQAAVFDAPRFASYRVAGVFSVNEPLALIHILPDLVPVKVQTLSSGQLRISE, encoded by the coding sequence ATGCCCCCTGATGTCCTGAACGCAGCGACCGCGCAGGATCAGGCGGCTGCCTGGTTTTCTCATCTGCGCTCGGGTGATGCCTCGCCCGAGGATTGGCGTGCCTTCGAGCAATGGCGACAGTCTGATCAGGAGCATGATCGCTGTTACCGCCATCTGGAGGCGATCTGGCAAGCGACCTTGCAGATTCCCGAGTCCGAGCTGCGGGCTGCCTTGCGGGCTTCGCGCCCATCGGCCCGGGTCAACAAGCCACGCCGTCGTTTTGCCTGGGGCATGACGGCAGGACTGTGTGCGGCGGGTGTGCTTGCCGCTGTAGGAATACGGGCTAGCCTGGATACTGAGCCCTCCTATCAAACCACATTGACGACCCCACGCGGGCTGCACGAAGAATTGCGTCTGCCTGATGGCTCTACCTTGATGGCCAATACCGGCACACGGGCGCAGATTCGTTTTTACGAGAATGAGCGTGTCGTTGACCTGTATGCAGGCGAGGTGTTCTTTGATGTGCAGCCTGATCGGTCCCGACCGTTTGTGGTGCATGCCGGGCAAAGCAGGGTGGTGGTCACAGGTACGCGCTTCAATGTTCTGCATGAGCAGCAGCAATTGCAGGTGACGGTGGAGTCCGGTTCGGTCAAGGTGCAGCAGGGTGCCTGGTGGGACCGGGATACCCGCTTGCTGGAGCGTGGGCAATCCGTTTACACGGCTGAGGATGCTCCTCTGGGACAGGTACAAAAGGCGGATCTAGATACCAGCCTAGCATGGCGTAACGGCATGATTGTGTTCGAAAACACGCCGTTGGAGCAGGCGGTAGCGCAGATCAATCGTTACTTGCCGCAAGCGGCCGTTTTCGATGCGCCCCGTTTTGCCTCCTACAGGGTGGCCGGGGTTTTCAGTGTGAATGAGCCTTTGGCCCTGATTCATATCTTGCCCGACCTGGTGCCGGTGAAGGTTCAAACCTTGTCCAGCGGACAACTGCGAATCAGCGAATAG
- a CDS encoding TonB-dependent receptor produces the protein MNTPTSSVWRNKPAINTRLTILAISLACAVSALPLDVRAQAQATSINLPVQPLSKSLLQLGQQASVQIFFSQELVDGHQAPALSGSYSPEQALQQLLAGTGITYKRKGNTISLTPDPASSVAELSTITVKGGILGDLSPAYVGGQVATGGSLGLLGSVDVMDNPFSTTNYTSELLYDQQARTLADVVVNDAAVRTTTSTGGFGEDFVIRGFAVGSGDVSVNGLYSLVSSSRVPVQILERVEVLKGPGTLMRGIPPGGSIGGAINLVTKRAEDEPLTRVTASYVSQANVTAQLDVGRRFGENKEWGVRFNGVKRGGEATSRDGKQDLGMAALGVDYRGARLRWSADVIHQEDTLENIRSQIGFQSDLTELPAPPDGRTNFYPGTRLTQRDNTIMSRLEYDFSDSVTGHIGVGYRHGKNRQIFPVNVKPGNPNVRQSVDADGNFSVISTFYDSYSKTLSSDAGLSVDFDTGSVAHKLAFGVSYMDQELGNAYSPGTEVADSNIYNPVPIPAGPSERLTPQKASSTGLLSFAVADTLSFADDRVLLTVGARRQTVDVTSFNTTTGVKTADYRASSISPLAGIVVKPMENVSVFANFTEGLTRGTIVGDTYANRGEILKPFKSRQYEAGVKVDWGGIMTSASLWQIARPAGQEDGNNVYGYFGEQRNRGLELSAYGELMPGLRMMASAGFTQGKLTKTQNGVNEGNRAPGVPASTYNLGLDWDTPWVQGLSLNGRVIHTSSQYLNNTNTLKLPAMTRFDVGARYYTDIAGKDVVIRANIENLTDKRYWLASSNFATNGAGRTFMLSASVNF, from the coding sequence GTGAATACACCGACCTCTTCTGTGTGGCGCAACAAGCCCGCGATCAATACACGCTTGACGATTCTGGCAATCAGCCTGGCCTGCGCCGTCAGCGCCTTGCCGCTGGACGTGCGTGCGCAGGCTCAAGCCACCTCCATCAATCTTCCTGTGCAGCCCCTTAGCAAGTCCTTGTTGCAGTTGGGGCAGCAGGCCTCGGTCCAGATTTTCTTCTCTCAGGAGTTGGTGGATGGCCATCAGGCGCCGGCCTTGTCGGGCAGCTATTCTCCTGAGCAGGCGTTGCAGCAGCTCTTGGCGGGCACAGGCATCACGTACAAGCGCAAGGGCAATACCATCAGCCTGACGCCTGACCCGGCCTCCTCGGTGGCCGAGCTGTCCACCATTACCGTCAAGGGCGGGATTCTGGGCGACTTGTCGCCTGCTTATGTGGGCGGGCAAGTGGCAACAGGTGGCAGCCTGGGTTTGCTGGGTTCCGTGGATGTCATGGATAACCCCTTTAGCACCACCAACTACACCTCCGAGCTGCTCTATGACCAGCAGGCCAGAACTCTGGCCGATGTGGTGGTGAATGATGCGGCGGTGCGCACGACGACCTCTACCGGCGGTTTTGGTGAGGACTTTGTGATTCGCGGCTTTGCGGTAGGCAGTGGCGATGTCAGCGTGAACGGCTTGTACAGTCTGGTGTCTTCCAGCCGTGTGCCCGTGCAGATTCTGGAGCGTGTGGAAGTCCTGAAAGGGCCCGGCACCTTGATGCGCGGTATCCCACCCGGAGGGAGTATAGGTGGGGCGATCAATCTGGTGACCAAGCGGGCCGAGGACGAGCCCTTGACCCGTGTGACGGCCAGTTATGTCAGCCAGGCGAACGTGACGGCACAGCTGGATGTGGGCCGCCGTTTTGGTGAAAACAAGGAATGGGGCGTGCGCTTTAATGGCGTCAAGCGCGGTGGCGAAGCCACGTCACGCGATGGCAAGCAGGATCTGGGCATGGCCGCCCTGGGCGTGGACTATAGAGGCGCCCGTTTGCGCTGGTCTGCGGATGTCATCCACCAGGAAGACACGCTGGAAAATATCCGTTCGCAAATTGGCTTTCAAAGCGATCTGACCGAGCTGCCTGCACCTCCGGATGGCCGTACCAATTTCTACCCCGGCACTCGCCTGACCCAACGCGACAACACCATCATGTCCCGTCTGGAATATGACTTCAGCGACTCGGTCACCGGGCATATCGGGGTGGGCTATCGCCACGGCAAGAATCGCCAGATTTTCCCGGTGAATGTGAAACCCGGCAATCCTAATGTGCGCCAGTCTGTAGATGCTGACGGCAATTTCAGCGTGATCTCCACGTTCTATGACTCCTATTCCAAAACGCTAAGCAGCGATGCGGGTTTGAGCGTGGATTTCGACACGGGCAGCGTGGCGCACAAGCTGGCTTTTGGGGTGAGCTATATGGATCAGGAGCTGGGTAATGCCTACAGCCCTGGCACCGAAGTGGCGGACTCCAATATCTACAATCCCGTGCCTATTCCGGCAGGTCCGTCAGAGCGGCTGACGCCACAAAAGGCTTCCAGCACCGGCCTGCTCAGCTTTGCCGTGGCAGATACCTTGTCCTTTGCGGATGACCGTGTCTTGCTGACGGTGGGGGCGCGTCGTCAGACCGTGGATGTCACCAGCTTCAATACGACTACAGGTGTAAAAACTGCCGATTACAGGGCCAGCTCCATCTCGCCCTTGGCGGGGATTGTGGTCAAGCCCATGGAGAATGTCTCGGTCTTCGCCAACTTCACCGAAGGCCTGACGCGCGGCACGATTGTGGGCGACACCTACGCCAACCGGGGCGAGATTCTCAAGCCTTTCAAGTCCCGTCAGTATGAGGCGGGTGTGAAAGTGGATTGGGGTGGCATCATGACCTCGGCCTCCCTGTGGCAGATTGCCCGACCTGCAGGGCAAGAGGATGGAAACAATGTGTATGGCTACTTTGGCGAACAGCGCAACCGTGGTCTGGAGCTGAGTGCCTACGGTGAATTGATGCCAGGTTTGCGCATGATGGCCAGTGCTGGCTTTACCCAAGGCAAGCTTACCAAAACCCAGAACGGCGTGAATGAAGGCAACCGGGCACCGGGTGTGCCTGCCAGCACCTATAACCTGGGTCTGGATTGGGATACGCCTTGGGTACAAGGCCTGAGCCTGAATGGCCGTGTGATTCATACCTCGTCCCAGTACCTGAACAACACCAACACCTTGAAGCTGCCCGCCATGACTCGCTTTGATGTGGGCGCGCGCTACTACACCGATATTGCGGGCAAGGATGTGGTGATCCGCGCCAATATCGAAAACCTGACCGACAAGCGCTACTGGCTGGCTTCCAGCAACTTTGCCACGAATGGGGCAGGGCGCACGTTCATGTTGTCGGCCTCCGTGAATTTCTGA